A region of Salinibacter sp. 10B DNA encodes the following proteins:
- a CDS encoding HNH endonuclease, which produces MSVLSEYIDHFSRLRQDHNQERYPTTTLQASPHKPLLLLAVVDRFAEGSIEENRIPLDPALGDPFSEYWRAVMPIDHPPNIALPFYHLTSEGFWHLIPSPGHENVVESGRRLRSTRLLHEHTDGARLDDSLFELMQNEEDREPLRRTLIETYFAEDVHEVLYEKGHVHEKAYRYSRRLLDLVQSEETAEVDEPEAHVRDKGFRRVVVEAYDHRCAVSGIRILTADAHTAVDAAHIVPWSESHNDDPRNGIALNKLCHWAFENGLITISPEYTIRTSSELTASYNTTGMLDTLDGRSPHLPEEDALWPDPEYLEQHRENIFRK; this is translated from the coding sequence ATGTCCGTATTGTCCGAATATATCGATCACTTCTCCCGTCTGCGACAGGACCACAACCAGGAGCGCTATCCGACGACCACCCTGCAGGCCTCTCCACACAAGCCGCTTCTCCTTCTTGCGGTGGTCGATCGATTTGCGGAGGGAAGCATCGAGGAGAATCGGATTCCATTGGATCCAGCACTCGGGGATCCGTTCTCGGAATACTGGCGGGCGGTGATGCCGATCGATCATCCCCCGAACATCGCTCTTCCCTTTTACCACCTGACGAGCGAAGGCTTCTGGCATCTCATCCCGTCACCGGGGCACGAAAATGTCGTGGAGTCCGGTCGGCGATTGCGGTCGACGCGCCTGCTGCACGAGCACACCGACGGCGCACGACTTGACGATTCCCTGTTTGAGCTGATGCAGAATGAAGAAGACCGGGAGCCTCTGCGCCGGACCTTGATCGAGACGTACTTTGCCGAGGATGTACACGAGGTCCTGTACGAGAAAGGACACGTTCACGAGAAAGCGTATCGGTACAGTCGCAGGCTCCTGGACCTTGTCCAGTCGGAGGAAACAGCGGAGGTTGACGAGCCGGAAGCACACGTGCGCGACAAAGGGTTTCGTCGCGTGGTCGTAGAAGCGTACGACCATCGCTGTGCCGTTAGCGGCATCCGAATTTTAACGGCCGACGCCCACACCGCCGTGGATGCTGCGCACATCGTTCCCTGGAGCGAAAGCCACAACGACGATCCACGGAACGGAATTGCCCTCAACAAGCTCTGCCACTGGGCCTTCGAGAACGGCCTCATCACGATTTCTCCCGAGTACACCATCCGCACCTCTTCGGAACTGACGGCCTCCTACAATACGACGGGCATGCTGGACACGCTCGATGGTCGCTCCCCACATCTTCCTGAGGAAGACGCTCTCTGGCCGGATCCCGAGTATTTGGAGCAGCACCGCGAGAACATATTCCGGAAGTGA